The genomic region AATTCGCTCCCCGGCGTATCGCTCTGAAACCCCGTATATCCCGCCTTATGCGGCCCTTTTTTCCACCCATTGTTCTTAAGCACCTTCATCACATTCGCATCGATGATGGAACCATTATCGAACTGTGCCGACGCCGCATTCAGACGCTCCGGCAGCGGTGCGACCTTTGCTGTTTTTCCGTCAGATACCATTGCTCGAAGCGCCATATCGGCTATCATGTCGTGACCAGCGTCATTGGGGTGGACGGTATCGGGTGAATAATCGCTCCAGCGCAAAGCGCCTTGCTCTATCTCAGGCCACACGGCATCACGTACGGAAAGCATCGGGAGATCGTAATGACGCCCGATGGGGATCTGCAGGTCCTGTCTGTTGGCGCCATTGTCGGTAAGCATGAACAATAATATCACCGGCGGTCCCTTCGGCGCGGAAAGGCATGCATGGATAAGCGACTCATACGGATGCACGACGTCGGGATTCGTCGCATCGTTCACCGCGTAATCGATGAAAATGATATCCGGCTCGCGGGAGAAAAGATCTTTCCGTACGCGGAACGCACCAAAGAGGCTGTTCGATGCGCCGATACCGGCGTTCGCTATCGTGAATTGCGCCGACGGAAAACGTTCGCTCAATCGCGCTGCGATGCGATCGATATACCGGCGTTCGGGAGCCGTTGCGCTCGCGCCCTCGGTAATCGATCCTCCGATGGCGCCGACAACGAGCGATTCGCCGCGCTCTGCGCGTTCGCAGAACCGATCGATGCGCGCCCTATTGCCGGGAGCGATATACGCGCGTGAGAACATTGCGTCGGTAAGTGTCATACCATTACTCCATCAATTTTCTGTTACGGCCTTGCATCGGCGATCGTCCCGTCGCAGGACATGAACTGATTCGAGAACGGATAAAAATGTTTTTCCCGCGCCATTGCCGGTGTTGCGCGGCAACGCGTATATTGTTGCTCCGGATCCCAAAATGCGATCACCTTTTCACGAAGGGCATCGGCGATTATACGATATTCCTTGTGTTTGGCAACATCGGCCATTTCATTCGGATCATGCTCAATATCATAAAGTTCTTCCGTGCCGTCGAGGTAATAGTTATATTTCCATTGCCTGTGCCGCACCATACACCCGGCAAGATCT from Spirochaetota bacterium harbors:
- a CDS encoding SGNH/GDSL hydrolase family protein, yielding MTLTDAMFSRAYIAPGNRARIDRFCERAERGESLVVGAIGGSITEGASATAPERRYIDRIAARLSERFPSAQFTIANAGIGASNSLFGAFRVRKDLFSREPDIIFIDYAVNDATNPDVVHPYESLIHACLSAPKGPPVILLFMLTDNGANRQDLQIPIGRHYDLPMLSVRDAVWPEIEQGALRWSDYSPDTVHPNDAGHDMIADMALRAMVSDGKTAKVAPLPERLNAASAQFDNGSIIDANVMKVLKNNGWKKGPHKAGYTGFQSDTPGSEFTAAVEGSYIAIGYKQYRGDFGIIEVIVDEGSPIILDGYFVQERIIAWAGGHTVIAVLTADAPRGGHTIRVRLTERRHEKSGGHQFDVGYFLVS